Proteins from a genomic interval of Micromonospora sp. NBC_00389:
- the pglW gene encoding BREX system serine/threonine kinase PglW produces the protein MRADSARWHETTPSEFPHEREGLAHLRELLPDRGPFQAWSNFEFRDRDGKWYEVDALVLGERRLHLIELKHYQGTITGNAYRWQRNGRSEDSPLLLARRKAQRLKGVITDALRGLQPTLDSRHIPYVQHSVFLHAANGRCALPPSDATDLFGLDGHEQRSGLPSIAQRVLEPSLPGERAGLIDQDDLVVALFERIGFALRREHEVGSWRLVGAPLAEGDGWQDWPAEHRLARRDEARIRFFVSKPGASDAERRSTLQLAEREYALTSRLHHDSILRPRDLVEDDLGVGLVYPRDDEFRRLDLWLDDHGQDLSLPARISIIRQLAEAVAYAHRHHVVHRGLSPTAVLVRQRDEVEVRLGDWQVAGADAPGSSKTPSGTATRLFAALEGREAVDQDRQRAQAYLAPEGRWDPGADRVRLDVFALGAVTYHVVGGRRPAIDWLDLRDRISRDKGLDLVADVPEVPASLRRLVLQATRPVVTERLADVQAFLALLDDVDRETAAGASDVVEDPLDASPGMLLGQRFELVRRLGSGSTAVGLLVEDRAAGGERRVLKVALDDAAAARLRGEAEVLGSLLPLNHSRLIRLAEKEPLLVGARTALLLESAGESTLAEALRERSRLSLDLLERYGSDLLEALVALDKAGIDHRDIKPANLGIREQRGDRAKHLVLFDFSLSRAGASAVEAGTPPYLDPFLGATTRPTWDSGAERYAATVTLFEMATGQVPRYGDGRTNPSVIADEASVEPAPFDPSVAAALVDFFRRALRRDVRDRFHTATEMLAAWRAVFADTGTTLPDGADALAAAAQPSTPLATAGLSARALSALEPLRLNTAGDLAAVDPVRLSRLAGVADATRREVRSRAKQWRERFGPARKSDEKTETPRAIYDPVSDAWGTADLLVRVARTPARRKAARRMLGLLEEGEAPVDAFASLTDLAPALGVNGQPQASRTLAGLQDAWAADPEARDRLDAVLARGSDVLSSLGGLGTTDDVVAELTAETAGADASRVIAGLLRLALDRAEIVERGGGNRAPIARRRRRHRTQLLAATPVLLDVADELGARAEELVTAARAAGEDIVPVGRVAARLRSVWPASAPAPDDMRLARLAARMSNRAGASRRGELHDRDLDPASAVRIALGGLAPSQRMTVQDLAERVRARFPDLPPLPGRPRLDRVVEEAGLSLRWDGEAYAVPSRPADTTVASRASVIAVSVVSSPGVRTAEDARLAESVRSRSFLALAVAPHRLDVAAQMLVERYGAQVVDVTDVLLRALREEAARRSVPWDMVRAADAAEPGSRPEQGLAALVRAAVPAVEAAVAASAGGPEGSRPVLMVEAAPLARYGHTELLTRLADITLRRSQAVWLLLPEESGGGPVLDGAPLRLGHGGQFLRLNEDWLRTPSLKKESA, from the coding sequence GTGCGGGCAGATAGCGCTCGGTGGCACGAGACGACCCCATCCGAGTTCCCCCATGAGCGTGAAGGACTGGCGCACCTTCGCGAGCTGCTACCCGATCGAGGACCGTTTCAGGCGTGGAGCAACTTTGAGTTCCGGGACCGTGACGGAAAGTGGTACGAGGTCGATGCGCTGGTGCTGGGCGAGCGCCGGTTACACCTGATCGAACTCAAGCACTACCAGGGGACAATCACCGGCAACGCGTACCGCTGGCAGCGCAACGGGCGCAGCGAAGACTCCCCGCTGCTGCTTGCCCGCCGCAAGGCACAACGCCTCAAGGGCGTGATTACCGACGCGCTGCGCGGTTTGCAGCCAACCCTGGATTCCCGGCACATCCCGTACGTGCAGCACTCTGTCTTCCTGCACGCGGCCAACGGGCGATGTGCGCTGCCGCCCAGCGACGCCACTGATCTGTTCGGCCTGGATGGCCACGAGCAGCGCAGCGGGCTGCCGAGTATCGCGCAGCGAGTGCTGGAGCCGTCACTGCCGGGTGAGCGCGCCGGTCTGATCGACCAGGACGACCTGGTGGTCGCCCTATTCGAGCGGATCGGCTTCGCCCTGCGCAGAGAACATGAGGTCGGCTCGTGGCGCCTTGTCGGTGCCCCACTGGCCGAGGGCGATGGCTGGCAGGACTGGCCGGCCGAGCACCGACTCGCCCGCCGGGACGAGGCCCGGATCCGGTTCTTCGTTAGCAAGCCGGGCGCTTCCGACGCGGAGCGCCGGTCCACCCTCCAGCTCGCCGAGCGGGAGTACGCGCTTACCAGCCGGCTGCATCACGACTCGATCCTTCGTCCCCGCGACCTGGTTGAGGACGATCTGGGCGTGGGTTTGGTCTACCCGCGCGACGACGAATTTCGCCGCCTGGACCTGTGGCTCGACGACCATGGTCAGGACCTGTCACTGCCGGCGCGGATCAGCATCATCCGCCAGCTCGCCGAAGCGGTGGCCTACGCCCATCGCCATCATGTGGTGCACCGTGGGCTGTCGCCAACGGCCGTGCTGGTTCGCCAACGCGACGAGGTCGAGGTGCGACTTGGCGACTGGCAGGTTGCTGGAGCCGATGCGCCCGGCAGTAGCAAGACGCCCAGCGGCACGGCTACCCGACTCTTTGCCGCGCTGGAGGGACGTGAGGCGGTAGACCAGGACCGGCAGAGGGCGCAGGCATACCTCGCGCCGGAGGGCCGGTGGGATCCCGGTGCGGATCGGGTACGCCTGGACGTCTTCGCGCTCGGCGCGGTGACATACCACGTAGTGGGCGGGCGGCGGCCGGCCATCGACTGGCTTGACTTGCGCGACCGGATTAGCCGGGACAAGGGACTGGATCTCGTCGCTGACGTCCCGGAAGTGCCCGCCTCACTGCGCCGCCTGGTACTCCAGGCCACACGCCCGGTCGTCACCGAACGACTGGCAGACGTGCAAGCGTTTCTGGCACTACTCGACGATGTTGACCGGGAGACCGCCGCCGGCGCCTCCGACGTGGTCGAGGACCCACTCGACGCGTCCCCTGGCATGCTGCTGGGCCAGCGTTTCGAACTGGTGCGTCGGCTCGGCTCCGGCTCCACGGCCGTCGGCTTGCTGGTCGAAGACCGCGCTGCCGGCGGTGAGCGTCGGGTGTTGAAGGTCGCACTCGACGACGCGGCCGCCGCGCGACTGCGCGGTGAGGCCGAGGTCCTGGGCTCGTTGCTGCCGCTGAACCATTCTCGGCTGATCCGGCTCGCCGAGAAGGAGCCGCTGCTGGTTGGCGCGCGCACGGCCCTGCTCTTGGAGAGCGCAGGGGAATCGACCCTCGCCGAGGCGCTGCGGGAGCGGTCGCGCCTGTCGCTCGACCTCTTGGAGCGGTACGGAAGCGACCTGCTCGAAGCCTTGGTCGCCCTGGACAAGGCCGGGATCGACCACCGCGACATCAAGCCCGCCAACCTCGGTATTCGTGAGCAGCGCGGTGACCGGGCCAAGCACCTCGTGCTCTTCGACTTTTCGCTGTCCCGGGCTGGTGCCTCGGCGGTGGAGGCGGGAACGCCGCCGTATCTTGACCCCTTCCTCGGCGCTACCACCCGCCCGACCTGGGACTCCGGCGCGGAACGCTATGCCGCGACGGTGACCCTTTTCGAGATGGCCACCGGCCAGGTGCCCCGCTACGGCGATGGGCGAACCAATCCATCGGTAATCGCCGATGAAGCTTCGGTCGAACCGGCGCCCTTCGACCCGAGTGTGGCGGCGGCCTTGGTTGACTTCTTCCGCCGGGCGCTGCGCCGCGACGTCCGCGACCGCTTTCACACGGCCACCGAGATGCTTGCGGCCTGGCGGGCGGTCTTCGCCGATACCGGGACTACGCTCCCCGATGGCGCCGACGCCCTTGCGGCCGCGGCGCAGCCCTCGACACCGTTGGCGACTGCGGGCCTTTCCGCCAGGGCACTGTCCGCCCTAGAGCCATTGCGGCTCAATACTGCCGGCGACTTGGCGGCGGTGGACCCCGTGCGGCTATCCCGGCTAGCCGGGGTTGCCGACGCAACCCGGCGTGAGGTGCGCAGCCGCGCCAAGCAGTGGCGGGAACGGTTCGGCCCGGCTCGGAAAAGTGACGAGAAGACGGAAACCCCCCGCGCCATTTACGATCCGGTTTCGGATGCGTGGGGCACTGCTGACCTGTTGGTACGCGTGGCTCGAACTCCGGCTCGCCGAAAGGCCGCTCGGCGAATGCTTGGCCTCCTTGAGGAGGGGGAAGCGCCGGTCGATGCCTTCGCCTCGTTGACCGACCTCGCTCCGGCCCTCGGAGTGAACGGACAGCCCCAGGCTTCCCGCACCCTTGCCGGCCTCCAGGATGCGTGGGCCGCTGATCCTGAGGCGAGGGACCGGCTCGACGCGGTGCTGGCCCGCGGCTCCGATGTGCTGAGCAGCCTCGGCGGATTGGGAACCACCGATGACGTCGTCGCGGAGCTGACGGCGGAAACGGCTGGGGCCGACGCGTCGCGCGTCATTGCGGGTCTGCTGCGGCTCGCGCTGGACCGTGCCGAGATCGTCGAACGCGGTGGTGGCAACCGTGCGCCGATCGCCCGCCGTCGTCGTCGCCACCGCACTCAACTTCTCGCAGCCACTCCAGTACTGCTTGACGTGGCCGACGAGCTCGGGGCGCGGGCCGAAGAGCTGGTTACGGCAGCGCGCGCCGCAGGTGAGGACATCGTGCCGGTCGGCCGGGTGGCGGCCCGGCTGCGCTCAGTGTGGCCGGCCTCGGCGCCGGCGCCGGATGACATGCGCCTTGCACGCCTGGCTGCCCGCATGTCGAACCGCGCCGGCGCGTCCCGGCGTGGCGAACTGCACGACCGCGACCTCGATCCCGCCTCCGCCGTACGGATCGCGCTGGGTGGTTTGGCACCGTCGCAGCGGATGACCGTCCAGGACCTGGCCGAGCGGGTACGTGCTCGCTTCCCCGACCTGCCGCCGCTGCCCGGTCGGCCCCGCTTGGACCGGGTCGTAGAGGAAGCAGGGTTGTCGCTGCGGTGGGACGGCGAGGCGTACGCGGTGCCGTCGCGGCCGGCCGACACCACGGTGGCCAGCCGCGCCTCCGTGATCGCCGTTTCCGTCGTGTCGAGCCCTGGGGTCCGCACTGCTGAGGATGCCCGGTTGGCCGAGAGCGTTCGCAGCCGTTCCTTCCTCGCTCTCGCGGTCGCGCCGCACCGGCTGGACGTCGCCGCACAGATGCTGGTCGAGCGCTACGGAGCGCAGGTCGTCGACGTAACCGACGTGCTGCTGCGGGCGCTGCGGGAGGAGGCCGCGCGCCGGAGCGTCCCATGGGACATGGTGCGGGCGGCGGACGCTGCGGAACCGGGCAGCCGGCCCGAGCAGGGCCTGGCGGCGCTGGTTCGCGCCGCAGTACCTGCCGTCGAAGCGGCCGTAGCAGCGTCGGCCGGGGGACCGGAGGGTAGCCGACCTGTGCTGATGGTCGAGGCGGCGCCACTGGCCCGATACGGGCACACCGAGTTGTTGACCCGGCTGGCCGACATCACGCTGCGCCGCTCGCAGGCGGTGTGGCTGCTGCTCCCCGAGGAATCCGGCGGCGGCCCGGTGCTCGACGGAGCACCGCTGCGACTTGGCCACGGCGGTCAGTTCCTGCGGCTGAACGAGGACTGGCTGCGTACGCCATCACTAAAGAAGGAGTCCGCATGA
- a CDS encoding GmrSD restriction endonuclease domain-containing protein, whose translation MSKLGTILDQIDSGTVLLPEFQRGYVWNRDQVRGLMRSLYLGFPVGGLLVWETEADHGSVRGSDHVGGGVKQLLLDGQQRITSLYGVVRGKPPAFFEGDPAAFTGLRFNVEEETFEFYAPAKMRDDPTWVDVTELFIDGIEPQIGNLTAHPDTMPHFATYMGRLIRLRNILEREFHQEKITGADKGVDVVVDIFNRVNSGGTKLSKGDLALAKICADWPEARSTMRKHLGTWSTAGFQFNLDWLLRNVNAVATGRAQFESLEGVGSTDFAQALTSSERYLSGFLDVISGRLGLDHDRVLMGRYAFPVVSRFLHLNGGTFADATQRDRMLFWYIHAALWGRFAGSTETILTQDYETVARSGIDGLITSLSRWRGGNLVIDGQDFEGFGRGSRFYPLLYLLTRVLGARDFGSGLELKSEMLGHLTSLQVHHIFPKALLYKHGYGRSEVNAVANFSFLTQQTNLAIGKRPPEEYFAETEQKHPDALESQWIPTDPQLWRPDRYLDFLAARRELLANAANGFLAGLRDGTKPAAEPLRPVVVVTEEEVDDVRAGQVKALVEELVAAGCAEPALDSEIADPATGRLLGVAEAYWPDGLQPGLGNPVVLELDANPELARMEELGYEVFTSVDALRGYVARRNEQAAGLADAEPFVEEPDADAETTTGSEDAPVVPAQAGGDQGTVADFERAMRGVYEAARREAGYNATYFLGMVAAHGGLATAKKLLASPVVSDGFAALWERGRLDLTVEALVVKDEYESLFTPHELDIARHRLRQFDYDAAARR comes from the coding sequence TTGAGCAAGTTGGGCACCATCCTCGACCAGATTGACTCGGGCACCGTGCTGTTGCCCGAGTTCCAGCGCGGCTACGTATGGAACCGGGATCAGGTACGCGGCCTGATGCGCTCGCTCTACCTCGGCTTCCCAGTCGGCGGGCTGCTGGTCTGGGAGACGGAAGCCGACCACGGCTCGGTCCGTGGCAGCGACCACGTCGGCGGTGGGGTGAAGCAACTGCTCCTCGACGGGCAGCAGCGGATCACCTCTCTCTACGGGGTGGTCCGCGGCAAGCCGCCGGCGTTCTTCGAGGGTGACCCGGCCGCCTTCACCGGCCTGCGGTTCAACGTCGAGGAAGAGACCTTCGAGTTCTACGCGCCGGCGAAAATGAGGGACGACCCCACCTGGGTCGACGTCACCGAGCTCTTCATCGACGGCATCGAACCGCAGATCGGAAACCTCACGGCGCACCCGGACACCATGCCGCACTTCGCGACCTACATGGGTCGGCTCATCCGGCTGCGGAACATCCTCGAACGGGAGTTCCACCAGGAGAAGATTACCGGCGCGGACAAGGGCGTCGATGTGGTCGTCGACATCTTCAACCGGGTCAACTCGGGCGGCACCAAGCTCTCCAAGGGTGACCTGGCGCTGGCGAAGATCTGCGCCGACTGGCCCGAGGCCCGCTCGACGATGCGCAAGCACCTGGGCACCTGGTCGACCGCCGGGTTCCAGTTCAACCTCGACTGGCTGCTGCGGAACGTCAACGCGGTAGCGACGGGCCGGGCCCAGTTCGAGTCCCTGGAGGGAGTCGGCTCGACTGACTTCGCGCAGGCGCTTACCTCCAGCGAGCGCTACCTCAGCGGGTTCCTCGACGTGATTTCCGGGCGGCTCGGCCTGGACCACGACCGGGTGCTGATGGGCCGCTACGCCTTCCCGGTGGTCTCCCGCTTCCTGCACCTCAACGGCGGCACGTTCGCCGACGCCACTCAGCGCGACCGGATGCTCTTCTGGTACATCCACGCCGCGCTGTGGGGACGCTTCGCCGGCTCCACCGAGACGATCCTGACCCAGGACTACGAGACGGTCGCCCGCAGCGGCATCGACGGCCTGATCACCAGCCTCAGCCGCTGGCGCGGCGGCAACCTGGTGATCGACGGCCAGGACTTCGAGGGCTTCGGCCGCGGCTCCCGCTTCTACCCCCTGCTCTACCTGCTCACCCGGGTGCTCGGCGCCCGCGACTTCGGCTCCGGCCTGGAACTCAAGAGCGAGATGCTGGGCCACCTCACCTCGCTGCAGGTCCACCACATCTTCCCCAAGGCGCTGCTGTACAAGCACGGCTACGGCCGGTCCGAGGTCAACGCCGTTGCCAACTTCTCCTTCCTGACCCAGCAGACCAACCTCGCGATCGGCAAGCGGCCTCCGGAGGAGTACTTCGCCGAGACCGAGCAGAAGCACCCGGACGCGCTCGAATCCCAGTGGATTCCGACCGACCCGCAGCTGTGGCGGCCCGACCGCTACCTGGACTTCCTCGCCGCCCGCCGGGAGCTGCTGGCCAACGCCGCCAACGGATTCCTCGCCGGCCTCCGGGACGGCACGAAGCCGGCCGCCGAGCCACTGCGACCGGTGGTCGTGGTCACCGAGGAGGAGGTCGACGACGTCCGCGCCGGGCAGGTGAAGGCCCTCGTCGAGGAACTGGTGGCGGCGGGCTGCGCCGAGCCCGCCCTCGACAGCGAGATCGCCGATCCCGCCACCGGTCGGCTGCTCGGCGTGGCGGAGGCGTACTGGCCGGACGGCCTGCAGCCGGGGCTGGGTAACCCGGTCGTGCTGGAGCTGGACGCCAACCCGGAGCTGGCCCGGATGGAGGAGCTCGGCTACGAGGTCTTTACCTCGGTCGACGCCCTGCGCGGTTACGTCGCCCGGCGCAACGAGCAGGCGGCGGGACTCGCTGACGCTGAGCCGTTCGTCGAGGAGCCGGACGCCGACGCCGAGACGACCACCGGTTCGGAGGATGCGCCGGTCGTGCCGGCCCAGGCCGGTGGCGACCAGGGGACGGTCGCGGACTTCGAGCGGGCGATGCGCGGGGTGTACGAGGCGGCGCGGCGCGAGGCCGGCTACAACGCCACCTACTTCCTTGGCATGGTCGCCGCTCACGGTGGGCTGGCCACCGCCAAGAAGCTGCTCGCCAGCCCGGTGGTGTCCGACGGGTTCGCGGCGCTGTGGGAGCGGGGGCGACTCGACCTCACGGTGGAGGCCCTGGTGGTCAAGGACGAGTACGAGTCGCTCTTCACGCCCCACGAGCTCGACATCGCCCGGCACCGACTGCGGCAGTTCGACTACGACGCCGCGGCACGGCGGTGA
- a CDS encoding AAA domain-containing protein: MTTLLLPDAPADPPSVQAERVITEVLADLRSGLHRGVVVDSPPGAGKSTLVVRAAAELARAGEPLIVIAQTNEQVDDLIDRLAQKAPELHIGRLSATDYTATDRIKQYATVRVAAKVADLGGPSVIIGTAAKWAMVSEGRWPWAIVDEAYQMRSDALLRVASRFERALFVGDPGQLDPFATVDTERWTGLTWDPMQSAVAALLRHNPDLPVHRLPVSWRLPPSAAPVVAQAFYPFTGFQAGTTAGERSLSFTTAGFGRGPVDAAVETAAATGWALYELPARHTLRTDAEAAAACAALARRVLERGAVAVSEREPGGAPVTAERIAIGAAHRDQVAAIRAQLGAPGADITVDTANRLQGREYDVMIVLHPLSGRRDATAFHLESGRLCVLTSRHRHACIVVARAGIAELLDAHPSTEPVHLNVPVKFPDGWEANQSVMYRLAAYRSPPGHT; this comes from the coding sequence ATGACCACCCTGCTCCTGCCGGACGCGCCGGCGGACCCGCCGTCGGTCCAGGCCGAGCGCGTCATCACCGAGGTGCTGGCCGACCTGCGCTCCGGCCTACACCGTGGCGTCGTGGTCGACTCCCCGCCCGGGGCCGGCAAGTCGACCCTCGTCGTCCGCGCCGCCGCCGAGCTGGCCCGCGCCGGCGAGCCGCTGATCGTCATCGCGCAGACCAACGAACAGGTCGACGACCTGATCGACCGCCTGGCGCAGAAGGCGCCGGAGCTGCACATCGGGCGGCTCTCGGCGACCGACTACACGGCGACCGACCGGATCAAGCAGTACGCCACGGTCCGGGTCGCCGCCAAGGTCGCCGACCTCGGTGGTCCGTCCGTCATCATCGGTACGGCCGCCAAGTGGGCCATGGTGTCCGAGGGCCGCTGGCCCTGGGCAATCGTCGACGAGGCGTACCAGATGCGGTCGGACGCCCTGCTGCGCGTTGCCAGCCGGTTCGAGCGGGCCCTGTTCGTCGGTGACCCCGGCCAGCTCGACCCGTTCGCCACCGTCGACACCGAGCGGTGGACCGGGCTGACCTGGGACCCGATGCAGTCTGCGGTAGCGGCGCTGCTGCGGCACAACCCCGACCTGCCGGTGCACCGGCTCCCGGTGTCGTGGCGACTGCCTCCCTCGGCGGCGCCGGTGGTGGCCCAGGCGTTCTACCCCTTCACCGGGTTCCAGGCCGGAACGACCGCCGGTGAGCGGTCGCTGTCGTTCACCACGGCCGGGTTCGGGCGTGGGCCGGTGGATGCGGCCGTGGAAACGGCGGCGGCGACCGGGTGGGCGCTGTACGAGCTGCCGGCCCGGCACACGCTGCGGACCGACGCGGAGGCGGCTGCGGCATGTGCTGCCCTGGCGCGGCGAGTGCTGGAGCGGGGAGCGGTCGCGGTCTCGGAACGCGAACCGGGGGGAGCGCCGGTTACCGCGGAGCGGATCGCCATCGGGGCCGCGCACCGCGACCAGGTCGCGGCCATCCGCGCGCAGCTTGGCGCGCCCGGAGCGGACATCACCGTCGACACCGCCAACCGGCTCCAGGGCCGGGAATACGACGTGATGATCGTGTTGCATCCGCTGTCCGGCCGGCGGGACGCGACCGCGTTCCACCTGGAGTCAGGGCGGCTTTGCGTGCTCACCTCACGGCATCGACACGCCTGTATCGTGGTGGCCCGGGCGGGGATCGCCGAGCTGCTCGACGCCCACCCGTCGACCGAGCCGGTGCACCTCAACGTGCCGGTCAAGTTCCCCGATGGCTGGGAAGCGAACCAGTCAGTGATGTATCGGTTGGCCGCCTACAGGAGCCCGCCGGGCCATACGTGA
- a CDS encoding DUF262 domain-containing protein — MAFQTPVSVEEILTAIHRKEYLLPAIQREFVWNPDQIRRLFDSLMRGYPIGSFLLWKVGPETATKYTFYDFLTDYHERDNPYAAKATVPTGSGIIAVLDGQQRLTALNIAIYGSHAEKRKYAWWSSADAFPKKRLYLNLQKEADANELGLRYDLRFLTDQEAQPKDGEPDRWYRVGAVLGLADAGPALYGELTHRNLDMSSPDCYQRLYDLYKAVRVQKPINYFLEQTQDSDKVLDIFVRVNSGGTTLSYSDLLLSMATNQWLHLDAREEVRKLVQELNTGGARAFSFSKDVVLKTALMVAGVDLRFQVSNFTESNMRKVEDSWGTTRAALTRAAALLDTFGFTARTLTAASVVVPLAYYLAYRELTDNYLTSGADAKDRFAVRQWVTRSLVKRGIWGSGLDSLLGRIRQAIDMNGADGFPAAEIEKEMAALGKSLSFDPTEIDELLELKYASPRTFPVLALLYPGLDLSKEFHEDHIFPRVRFRRKQLRDAGIGEDLLEKYEACTDLLPNLQLLGGVPNVEKRAKLPAEWLPTAFATDAEQETYERDNDLISLPADMGGFLSFFEERKARMRKRLTGALGVSVVD, encoded by the coding sequence GTGGCCTTCCAGACCCCGGTTTCAGTGGAAGAAATCCTGACCGCGATCCACCGCAAGGAGTACCTCCTTCCGGCGATCCAGCGCGAGTTCGTCTGGAACCCAGATCAGATTCGCCGACTGTTCGACAGCCTCATGCGCGGCTATCCGATCGGGTCCTTCTTGCTGTGGAAGGTGGGGCCAGAGACTGCCACCAAGTACACGTTCTACGACTTCCTCACCGACTATCACGAGCGGGACAATCCGTACGCCGCCAAGGCGACCGTGCCGACGGGCAGCGGCATCATTGCCGTGCTGGACGGTCAACAGCGGCTGACCGCGCTCAACATCGCCATCTATGGCAGTCACGCAGAGAAGCGCAAGTACGCCTGGTGGAGCAGTGCGGACGCGTTCCCCAAGAAGAGGCTCTACCTGAACCTACAGAAGGAAGCGGACGCCAATGAGCTGGGGCTGCGCTACGATCTGAGGTTCCTCACTGACCAGGAGGCGCAGCCGAAGGACGGCGAGCCCGACCGCTGGTACCGCGTGGGCGCTGTACTCGGCCTGGCCGATGCCGGGCCGGCGCTCTATGGAGAGCTGACCCATCGGAACCTCGACATGAGCAGCCCCGACTGCTACCAGCGGCTCTACGACCTCTACAAGGCGGTACGGGTTCAGAAGCCCATCAACTACTTCCTTGAGCAGACCCAGGACTCCGACAAGGTCCTCGACATCTTCGTGCGCGTCAACAGCGGCGGTACCACGCTGTCGTACTCGGACCTGCTGCTGTCAATGGCCACCAACCAGTGGCTGCACCTCGACGCGCGCGAGGAGGTCCGCAAGCTGGTGCAAGAGCTCAACACCGGCGGAGCGCGGGCCTTTTCCTTCTCGAAGGATGTGGTGCTCAAGACCGCCCTGATGGTGGCCGGCGTCGACTTGCGGTTCCAGGTCTCCAATTTCACCGAGAGCAACATGCGCAAGGTCGAGGATTCGTGGGGCACCACTCGGGCTGCGCTCACCCGGGCGGCCGCGCTGCTCGACACCTTCGGCTTCACCGCTCGTACGCTGACCGCGGCCAGCGTGGTGGTGCCGCTGGCCTACTACCTGGCCTACCGGGAGCTGACCGACAACTACCTGACTTCCGGCGCCGACGCCAAGGACCGGTTCGCCGTCCGCCAGTGGGTTACACGTTCACTGGTCAAACGGGGCATCTGGGGTTCCGGCCTCGACAGCCTGCTCGGCCGCATCCGTCAGGCGATCGATATGAATGGTGCCGACGGGTTCCCGGCTGCCGAAATCGAGAAGGAGATGGCCGCGCTCGGTAAGTCGCTCTCCTTCGACCCCACCGAGATCGACGAGCTGCTGGAGCTCAAGTACGCGAGCCCTCGCACCTTCCCAGTGCTGGCGCTGCTCTACCCCGGGCTCGATCTGTCAAAGGAGTTCCACGAGGACCACATCTTCCCGCGCGTACGGTTCCGCCGTAAGCAGTTGCGCGACGCCGGCATCGGCGAGGACCTCCTGGAGAAGTACGAGGCCTGCACGGACTTGCTGCCCAACCTGCAGTTGCTCGGCGGGGTGCCGAACGTCGAAAAGCGGGCGAAGCTGCCGGCCGAGTGGCTGCCGACCGCGTTCGCCACCGACGCCGAGCAGGAGACGTACGAGCGGGACAACGACCTGATCAGTCTGCCCGCCGACATGGGCGGCTTCCTGAGCTTCTTCGAGGAGCGAAAGGCCCGCATGCGGAAACGCCTGACAGGTGCGCTCGGTGTCAGCGTCGTCGACTAG